Genomic DNA from Amycolatopsis alba DSM 44262:
CGTCACCGGCCAGATCAAGGCCGTCGCCGGGGACATGGGCGTCGACGCCGCGAAGACCGGGATGCTCGCGACGGCCGAGATCATCAACGCCGTCGCCAAGACGCTCGACGAAGTCCACATCGGACGCTCGTCGGGCACGCCGTTCGTCGTGGATCCCGTCGCCGCTTCGATGACCGGGCACGCGTTGCTGCGCGAGGAGGCGCTGGAGGCGATCCGCACCGAACTGTTCCCGCGCGCCACGCTGATCACGCCGAACCTCGACGAGGTGCGGCTGCTCACCGGTGTCGAGGTGACCGGACCCGCGACCCAGCGGGAGGCGGCGGAGGCGCTGCTGGAGTTCGGTTCGGAGTGGGTGCTGGTCAAGGGCGGGCATCTCGACGCGGCACAGGACTGCGTGGACCTGTTGTCCGACGGCACCTCCTGGGTGGAGCTCTCCGGGCCGCGGTTCGACACCCGGAACACGCACGGCGGCGGGGACACGATGGCTTCGGCGATCACGTCTTCGCTGGCGAAGGGGGCCGACGTGCCGACGGCGGTCGCCGAGGGGAAACGGTTCATCGAGCGGTGCGTGGCGGAGTCCTACCCGCTGGGCGCGGGCGTTGGCCCGGTTTCGCCCTTCTGGCGGCTGTCGTGAGTCCGTGAAGGACTCCTTGAGGGCCCCAGAGTCCCTCAAGGAGTCCTTCACGGACCACTCCAGTGCCGGGTCAGCGGGTGGTGAGGCGAGGTGCGTCCACCGCCCAATACCAGTTGTTGCCCGCCGCGTAGAGCCGCCAAGTCAGCTTCACCGAACGAGCCCCCGCGGGCACCTTCACCGAAGCCGACGTCGGCACCGAAAGCACGTCGCCGCCTTTGTTCGCCGTCCCGGACTCCGGCCCGTAGGCCAGCACGTTCCGCTCGGGGCCACCGTCGAACGACGCCGTCAGCGCACCCCGCTGCGTCCCCTCCTGCCGGTAGTGCGACACGAACGAGACGTCCACAGTGGACTTACCGGCGACATCGA
This window encodes:
- the thiD gene encoding bifunctional hydroxymethylpyrimidine kinase/phosphomethylpyrimidine kinase, whose translation is MTETPRTALTIAGSDSGGGAGIQADLRTFFANGVHGMVALTAVTVQNSLGVQGFSEIPVDVVTGQIKAVAGDMGVDAAKTGMLATAEIINAVAKTLDEVHIGRSSGTPFVVDPVAASMTGHALLREEALEAIRTELFPRATLITPNLDEVRLLTGVEVTGPATQREAAEALLEFGSEWVLVKGGHLDAAQDCVDLLSDGTSWVELSGPRFDTRNTHGGGDTMASAITSSLAKGADVPTAVAEGKRFIERCVAESYPLGAGVGPVSPFWRLS